In Hypomesus transpacificus isolate Combined female chromosome 4, fHypTra1, whole genome shotgun sequence, the following are encoded in one genomic region:
- the sox4a gene encoding transcription factor SOX-4a isoform X2 codes for MVQHMSQTDNTHVFSPGGDSTDCGETDMDMDASPTPASLSCSPRERGDVAWCKTPTGHIKRPMNAFMVWSQIERRKIMEQSPDMHNAEISKRLGKRWKLLTDTDKIPFIREAERLRLKHMTDYPDYKYRPRKKVKSSSGANKVERGERRDKGGDWTSKSGTKRSPGSRGTNRSHKLRSGQLSSQAHESASPADHPSLFKSRSVSAARQIPDKQARRGMFGGAGSLESGPPSVGVPASPTLSSAAESSDPLSLYEEQEPGARLRYARAPSPTPSASHSSSSLSSSSDEELEDERLDPHPSPGVESMSLGSMGLSESELDRDLDWNFRERGAGSHFDFPAQGKNRCRDGETSVID; via the exons ATGGTTCAGCACATGAGTCAAACCGACAACACGCACGTCTTCTCCCCCGGTGGTGACTCCACCGATTGTGGTGAAACGGATATGGATATGGATGCTTCCCCGACTCCGGCCTCCCTCTCATGTTCACCGCGGGAACGGGGCGACGTCGCGTGGTGCAAAACTCCTACGGGGCACATCAAGCGACCCATGAACGCGTTTATGGTGTGGTCTCAGATCGAGCGCAGGAAGATCATGGAACAGTCTCCTGACATGCACAATGCAGAGATCTCCAAGCGCCTGGGAAAGCGCTGGAAACtgctgacagacacagacaagatTCCCTTCATCCGCGAAGCAGAACGTTTGAGACTCAAGCACATGACTGACTACCCAGACTACAAGTACCGGCCACGGAAAAAGGTGAAATCGTCCAGCGGTGCGAATAAAGTGGAGCGtggggagagaagagacaaaGGCGGGGATTGGACCTCCAAGTCCGGAACGAAAAGAAGCCCCGGGTCGCGAGGGACCAACCGAAGTCACAAGCTGAGAAGCGGCCAGCTGAGCAGCCAGGCGCACGAGAGCGCGTCTCCCGCGGATCACCCCTCGCTCTTCAAATCCAGGTCAGTGTCTGCGGCCAGGCAGATCCCAGACAAGCAGGCGAGGCGGGGCATGTTCGGCGGAGCAGGCAGCCTCGAGAGTGGACCACCCTCCGTGGGAGTACCGGCGAGTCCCACCCTGAGCAGCGCGGCGGAGTCTAGTGACCCTCTCAGTCTCTACGAGGAACAGGAACCGGGAGCGCGTCTCAGGTACGCGCGTGCGCCCTCTCCAACACCGTCCGCTtctcactcctcttcctctctctcctcctcatctgatGAAGAGTTGGAAGATGAGCGACTCGACCCCCATCCCAGCCCCGGGGTCGAGAGCATGTCTCTGGGGAGCATGGGTCTCTCTGAATCCGAACTGGACCGGGATTTGGACTGGAACTTCCGGGAGCGCGGGGCAGGATCTCACTTTGACTTCCC CGCTCAGGGGAAGAACCGGTGTAGAGATGGAGAAACAAGCGTTATCGACTag
- the sox4a gene encoding transcription factor SOX-4a isoform X1, which yields MVQHMSQTDNTHVFSPGGDSTDCGETDMDMDASPTPASLSCSPRERGDVAWCKTPTGHIKRPMNAFMVWSQIERRKIMEQSPDMHNAEISKRLGKRWKLLTDTDKIPFIREAERLRLKHMTDYPDYKYRPRKKVKSSSGANKVERGERRDKGGDWTSKSGTKRSPGSRGTNRSHKLRSGQLSSQAHESASPADHPSLFKSRSVSAARQIPDKQARRGMFGGAGSLESGPPSVGVPASPTLSSAAESSDPLSLYEEQEPGARLRYARAPSPTPSASHSSSSLSSSSDEELEDERLDPHPSPGVESMSLGSMGLSESELDRDLDWNFRERGAGSHFDFPDYCTPEVSEMISGDWLESTISNLVFTY from the coding sequence ATGGTTCAGCACATGAGTCAAACCGACAACACGCACGTCTTCTCCCCCGGTGGTGACTCCACCGATTGTGGTGAAACGGATATGGATATGGATGCTTCCCCGACTCCGGCCTCCCTCTCATGTTCACCGCGGGAACGGGGCGACGTCGCGTGGTGCAAAACTCCTACGGGGCACATCAAGCGACCCATGAACGCGTTTATGGTGTGGTCTCAGATCGAGCGCAGGAAGATCATGGAACAGTCTCCTGACATGCACAATGCAGAGATCTCCAAGCGCCTGGGAAAGCGCTGGAAACtgctgacagacacagacaagatTCCCTTCATCCGCGAAGCAGAACGTTTGAGACTCAAGCACATGACTGACTACCCAGACTACAAGTACCGGCCACGGAAAAAGGTGAAATCGTCCAGCGGTGCGAATAAAGTGGAGCGtggggagagaagagacaaaGGCGGGGATTGGACCTCCAAGTCCGGAACGAAAAGAAGCCCCGGGTCGCGAGGGACCAACCGAAGTCACAAGCTGAGAAGCGGCCAGCTGAGCAGCCAGGCGCACGAGAGCGCGTCTCCCGCGGATCACCCCTCGCTCTTCAAATCCAGGTCAGTGTCTGCGGCCAGGCAGATCCCAGACAAGCAGGCGAGGCGGGGCATGTTCGGCGGAGCAGGCAGCCTCGAGAGTGGACCACCCTCCGTGGGAGTACCGGCGAGTCCCACCCTGAGCAGCGCGGCGGAGTCTAGTGACCCTCTCAGTCTCTACGAGGAACAGGAACCGGGAGCGCGTCTCAGGTACGCGCGTGCGCCCTCTCCAACACCGTCCGCTtctcactcctcttcctctctctcctcctcatctgatGAAGAGTTGGAAGATGAGCGACTCGACCCCCATCCCAGCCCCGGGGTCGAGAGCATGTCTCTGGGGAGCATGGGTCTCTCTGAATCCGAACTGGACCGGGATTTGGACTGGAACTTCCGGGAGCGCGGGGCAGGATCTCACTTTGACTTCCCAGACTACTGCACGCCCGAGGTCAGCGAGATGATCTCGGGCGACTGGCTCGAATCCACGATCTCCAACCTCGTGTTTACCTACTGA